GGAGATGGGTTACCGAACTCATTATAACACACATAGCCTATTGTATATTAATGCTTCTCTTCCCCATCTCCACCCTCAATAAATAAGTTTCCCTATTCTCCAAATAAGATTTTCTATTGATTGTCATGCCGCAATATATCTTTTTATTAGGTCATTGAGTGTATTGTTGAAGTTAAAGTTAAATGAGCGCTATCCTAAAAATATCTTGTGACATAGGAGACTAGGTGATGCCCGATAATGGATTACTCGTTAGTTACTGAAACATACGAAAGGATTGAGAGTACAACTAAAAGACTTGAAATGACAGATTATCTAGTTGAATTCTTTAAAATGACGCCTAAGAATGTTATTGATAAAGTTGTTTATTTAACTCAGGGTAAACTGTATCCTGATTTTATGGGCATAGAGATCGGTGTGGCGGAGAAACTCGCAATAAAGGCTATTGCCAAGGCCTCTGGATGTAAGGAGAGTGAAATTGAGGAGGACTTAGCGAAGACCGGTGATTTAGGTGAGACAGCGCAGAGATTCCTTCAAAAGAGACGTCAGGTTTCCTTCTTTCAGAGACCATTAACTGTGGAGAGGGTTTATCAGACTCTTGACAAAATTGCGAGGGCTTCAGGTGATGGCTCAGTAGACTTGAAGATCAATCTTCTAGCCGGGCTCCTAACTGATGCATCTCCTAAGGATGCAAAATATATTATTAGGACGGTTACTGGCAAGCTCCGTCTTGGAATAGCCGATATGACTGTCCTTGATGCTTTGGCAATAGCTTACGGTGGAGGGAAGAATGCGAGAGAGATGATTGAGAGAGCCTACAATATATCTTCTGATCTGGGTAAAGTTGCGAAGGCTGTTGCTGAAGGTGGGATTGAAGCCATTAAAAACTTTAAAATATCGCTTGGCAATCCGATTAGACCTATGCTTGCTGAAAGGCTTAGTTCGCCCGCAGAGATACTTGAAAAATTGAGTGGAAAATGTATCGCTGAATATAAATATGATGGGGAGAGGATTCAAGCTCATAAAGATGGGGATAAAGTAATATTATTCTCTAGAAGGATGGAGAACATAACCAGTCAATATCCGGACGCCGTGGAACTTATTAAAGCACATGTTAAAGCTAAAGAAGCCATTATAGAGGCTGAGTGTGTTGCTGTGAACCTAGATAGTGGCGAGATGATGCCTTTCCAAGAGCTTATGCATAGAAGACGTAAGTATGATATTGCGAAAGCTGCAAGTGAATATCCAGTTTCACTCTTTGTGTTTGACGTATTATATGTGGATGGAAGGGATTTGACACTTGAGCCTTACCCTGTTAGGCACGAAGTTCTTGAGAGGATAATTGAGAGGAGCGATAGATTTCAGCTGGCGAAATATATGGTCGTTGATAACGCTGAGGATATGGAAAGATTTTTTGAGGAGGCGGTTGAAGCTGGATGTGAAGGTTTAGTTTGTAAATCGCTGAACAGTGATGCAATATATCAGGCTGGAGCTAGAGGTTGGCTCTGGATTAAGTATAAGCGGGATTATAAGAGCGAGATGACTGATACAGTTGACCTAGTGGTTGTGGGGGCATTCTACGGTAGAG
The DNA window shown above is from Candidatus Bathyarchaeia archaeon and carries:
- a CDS encoding ATP-dependent DNA ligase; translation: MDYSLVTETYERIESTTKRLEMTDYLVEFFKMTPKNVIDKVVYLTQGKLYPDFMGIEIGVAEKLAIKAIAKASGCKESEIEEDLAKTGDLGETAQRFLQKRRQVSFFQRPLTVERVYQTLDKIARASGDGSVDLKINLLAGLLTDASPKDAKYIIRTVTGKLRLGIADMTVLDALAIAYGGGKNAREMIERAYNISSDLGKVAKAVAEGGIEAIKNFKISLGNPIRPMLAERLSSPAEILEKLSGKCIAEYKYDGERIQAHKDGDKVILFSRRMENITSQYPDAVELIKAHVKAKEAIIEAECVAVNLDSGEMMPFQELMHRRRKYDIAKAASEYPVSLFVFDVLYVDGRDLTLEPYPVRHEVLERIIERSDRFQLAKYMVVDNAEDMERFFEEAVEAGCEGLVCKSLNSDAIYQAGARGWLWIKYKRDYKSEMTDTVDLVVVGAFYGRGRRAGTYGALLLAAYNHENDVFETICKCGSGFTDEDLQNLPKMLESYKIGHKHPRVNSNLEADVWFLPKMVIEVIGAEITLSPIHTCAKDLIRKGSGLAIRFPRFTGRYRTDKSAEDATRVDEIVEMYRRQLKKIETE